From a region of the Oncorhynchus tshawytscha isolate Ot180627B linkage group LG14, Otsh_v2.0, whole genome shotgun sequence genome:
- the pnpla4 gene encoding patatin-like phospholipase domain-containing protein 4, whose translation MTVPVVNLSFAACGFLGIYQLGACGAILRHGDKLVSSLRACAGASAGALVAAVMVTAPDKLQSVKEFTFRFAKDVRSQRFGAVTPGYNFMLTLREGIEEFLPGDAHIKAGNRLHISITHSKSGKNTIVSSFASREDLIKALLASSFVPVYAGIKPVEWQGQKWIDGGFTDSLPILPEGRTITVSPFAGPQDICPKHRGLMNLHLKLANMDVMFSKENIIRLNQSLFPPLEERMNQYCKEGHDDAVRFLKIENWIQ comes from the exons ATGACAGTGCCAGTGGTGAACCTTTCTTTTGCTGCGTGTGGATTCCTGGGTATCTACCAACTGGGTGCATGTGGAGCCATCCTGAGACATGGAGACAAGCTGGTGAGCTCTCTCAGGGCATGTGCTGGGGCATCTGCTGGAGCTCTGGTGGCTGCAGTGATGGTCACTGCTCCAGACAAACTACAG AGTGTCAAAGAATTTACCTTCAGATTTGCAAAAGATGTCAGAAGCCAGAGGTTTGGAGCTGTGACTCCTGGATATAACTTCATGCTTACACTCAG GGAGGGAATCGAGGAGTTTCTGCCTGGCGATGCCCACATTAAAGCAGGCAATCGCCTTCACATCTCTATAACACATTCAAAAAGTGGCAAGAACACCATCGTGTCCAGCTTTGCCTCCAGGGAGGACCTCATAAAG GCACTCTTGGCCAGTAGTTTTGTGCCCGTCTATGCTGGAATCAAACCGGTGGAATGGCAAGGACAG AAATGGATTGACGGGGGATTCACGGATAGTCTCCCCATCCTGCCAGAGGGACGTACCATCACAGTCTCCCCCTTCGCAGGTCCCCAAGACATCTGCCCAAAACACAGAGGGCTCATGAACCTCCACCTCAAACTGGCCAACATGGACGTAATG TTTTCCAAGGAGAACATCATCAGGTTAAACCAGTCCTTATTCCCTCCGTTAGAGGAAAGGATGAACCAGTATTGTAAAGAGGGTCATGACGATGCAGTGAGGTTTCTGAAGATCGAAAACTGGATCCAGTAG